One genomic region from Pyrobaculum islandicum DSM 4184 encodes:
- the hemC gene encoding hydroxymethylbilane synthase, producing MKIRVATRGSKLSLIQTEELLAQIKAVEPDVQFEIVVVKTTGDLIQDKPLFQIGVKGIFEKEVNLAVLRGEADMAVHSLKDLPSELTPGLVLAGFSKRAPPHDVLISRGGYTLETLPKGAVVGTSSVRRAEFLKAVRPDVEVKPLRGNVDTRVGKVLSGQYDAAVMAAAGLQRLYGSSPPVSIVPLRVEEVPPPPGQGIVVAVVKEEDSWLIDLLKKASDKTAAIEATAERAFLAGVGAGCHVAIGGVAKLTPQGSLEFTAGYAAGGAKYVVKVFGEDPVEVGKRAAQLIAEVRQKFKQRD from the coding sequence ATGAAGATCCGAGTTGCGACTAGGGGGTCGAAGCTCAGCCTTATCCAGACGGAGGAGCTCTTGGCGCAGATAAAGGCGGTGGAGCCAGACGTCCAGTTCGAGATCGTGGTGGTGAAGACCACTGGCGACTTGATACAAGACAAGCCCCTCTTCCAGATAGGGGTCAAGGGCATCTTCGAAAAAGAGGTGAACCTCGCCGTCTTGAGGGGCGAGGCTGACATGGCAGTACACAGTCTAAAGGACCTCCCCTCTGAGCTCACCCCAGGCCTCGTCTTAGCTGGCTTCTCTAAGAGAGCTCCGCCGCATGACGTACTTATAAGCCGCGGGGGCTACACGCTGGAGACTCTGCCGAAAGGCGCGGTGGTGGGGACCTCTAGCGTTAGGAGGGCAGAGTTTTTAAAGGCTGTGAGACCTGACGTAGAAGTTAAACCCCTCCGGGGGAATGTAGATACAAGAGTGGGGAAGGTGTTGTCTGGTCAATACGACGCAGCTGTTATGGCAGCTGCGGGGCTCCAAAGGCTATATGGGAGCTCTCCCCCCGTCTCTATAGTGCCGCTCCGCGTAGAGGAGGTGCCGCCGCCCCCCGGCCAAGGCATTGTCGTCGCTGTAGTGAAAGAGGAAGATAGCTGGCTGATAGACCTTTTGAAAAAAGCTAGTGACAAAACTGCGGCAATTGAGGCAACTGCAGAGAGAGCCTTCTTGGCGGGGGTAGGCGCCGGCTGCCACGTCGCAATCGGCGGCGTGGCGAAACTCACCCCCCAGGGGTCTCTGGAGTTTACCGCAGGATACGCCGCAGGCGGAGCTAAATATGTGGTGAAGGTATTCGGAGAGGATCCCGTCGAGGTGGGGAAGAGGGCCGCACAGCTGATTGCCGAAGTGCGTCAAAAATTTAAACAGAGAGACTAA
- a CDS encoding APC family permease, translated as MVLTRAWLRRRLGVFDMYALVHSDSQSTYYFLLGFIALYAGQYAFFGAIYGVLLMAAIAVTYGEMGSRFPETGGSYLYVKSAFGSTLAYISAWLIAFDQIVMVAYGAIDAAKIINKTLGLGIQEVALAAAITTALFVLTVLGIRESANFAKAVAVVDLVVMPALIIWALATHPSWPPYFNWAGVEGASLLFAFSLLSRGFTGVDAIGQLAGEAREPLVQVPKATALVVAIGAFFGLGLTAALMSALRPEELVDPAIAPLYLAAEINPALTYAVAINLFLVMITAALAGYVSFSRLTYMLAEEGLLPGVFRRLHKRFRTPHLSLLLVYIISLVLIAPGEIEIILAIYAVGSLINYLMVAVALAKFSRSGTLYSAFKTPVVAGVPLSSAIAMALLPVGIGLTILEKYRYLWALLLWLAAGLALLYFRKRR; from the coding sequence GTGGTACTTACTAGAGCGTGGCTGAGGCGGAGACTTGGGGTGTTCGACATGTATGCCCTGGTGCATTCTGACTCCCAGAGCACCTACTACTTCCTCCTTGGCTTTATTGCCCTCTATGCCGGGCAGTACGCTTTCTTCGGCGCTATATACGGCGTGTTGTTAATGGCGGCAATAGCTGTCACATATGGCGAGATGGGGTCTAGATTCCCCGAGACAGGCGGCTCTTATCTATATGTTAAATCGGCCTTCGGCTCTACGCTGGCGTATATATCGGCGTGGCTAATTGCCTTTGACCAAATTGTCATGGTTGCATATGGCGCAATAGACGCCGCCAAAATTATAAACAAGACGCTTGGGCTTGGGATACAGGAAGTTGCCCTAGCCGCCGCCATCACCACAGCTCTCTTCGTCTTGACAGTCCTGGGGATAAGAGAGTCAGCGAACTTCGCAAAGGCTGTGGCCGTGGTCGACCTCGTAGTGATGCCGGCGTTGATAATCTGGGCTCTAGCCACCCACCCCTCCTGGCCGCCCTACTTCAACTGGGCCGGCGTCGAGGGGGCGAGTCTCCTCTTCGCCTTTTCTCTCCTCTCCCGCGGCTTTACAGGCGTAGACGCCATCGGACAGCTGGCTGGAGAGGCCAGGGAGCCCCTTGTGCAAGTGCCCAAGGCGACTGCGCTTGTCGTCGCCATAGGAGCCTTCTTCGGCCTGGGCCTCACAGCTGCTTTAATGTCGGCGCTGAGGCCAGAGGAACTTGTCGACCCAGCTATTGCGCCGCTGTATCTCGCGGCGGAGATAAACCCGGCTTTGACATACGCCGTGGCTATAAACCTATTTCTCGTAATGATTACGGCGGCTCTCGCAGGTTATGTGTCCTTCTCGAGACTGACATATATGTTAGCTGAGGAGGGCCTCCTCCCTGGAGTATTTAGAAGACTACACAAGAGGTTTAGAACTCCACATCTCTCTCTCCTCCTGGTCTATATAATATCTCTAGTTCTAATAGCGCCGGGAGAAATAGAGATAATCCTAGCCATATACGCCGTCGGCTCTTTAATAAACTACCTCATGGTCGCCGTGGCGCTGGCTAAGTTTTCTAGAAGTGGCACTCTCTACAGCGCGTTTAAAACTCCAGTCGTAGCCGGCGTCCCCCTGTCTTCTGCCATAGCCATGGCCCTCCTCCCTGTGGGCATAGGCCTTACAATATTAGAGAAGTATAGATATCTATGGGCGTTGCTCTTGTGGCTAGCGGCAGGCCTGGCCCTACTCTACTTTAGAAAGAGGAGGTAG
- a CDS encoding DUF402 domain-containing protein: MFKARIRGIYATALTKLALDWGFEIVQPTQQIINRFGLKPDYSPPDITVKDHESKTGVVTIGECQAVDYFLERLRQYVDPVIAKASAGLHDVFIGRVVGEGLVEAPGGQLMEVPRRYVVQPGSTSVFTVVKPPMGPFRGVAVPEIVVEGKLLELNTTGRVSYSRHIAEQERLRLRILAETKLKNYASIGLRFKSSAKYASEDELAKEAEELYKEMLKISQGGPPGTLLRRGKCIAVVLFDRQAKFKLDEARAAVVPTIRGHHALRGQGLGKCLDLLDYAGADVYEKAVEFLARGRVVIYHVKPWGEVIKMRGEVVKISDDVLVVKRPLRPGGVLDGIGAKIEPGTYALTCVPKSGGYVVHSYYSASGVYLGTYVNINTDPEWGRRIIYIDLLVDKAYGLDGVERVLDADELQRYAHMLPERLRRPEAPGGKICTSEGLTSALPQSSSA, from the coding sequence GTGTTTAAGGCGAGGATAAGAGGTATCTATGCCACAGCACTTACAAAACTCGCCCTTGACTGGGGCTTTGAAATTGTACAACCGACTCAACAAATTATAAACCGCTTTGGCCTAAAGCCAGACTACTCACCGCCAGACATCACAGTAAAAGACCACGAGTCAAAGACAGGAGTTGTGACAATTGGGGAATGCCAAGCCGTCGACTACTTTTTGGAGAGACTTAGGCAATATGTAGACCCGGTGATAGCTAAGGCGTCGGCTGGGTTGCACGACGTTTTTATAGGCCGCGTAGTTGGAGAGGGGCTTGTGGAGGCCCCTGGCGGCCAGCTTATGGAAGTGCCAAGGCGCTATGTAGTCCAGCCAGGTAGTACGTCTGTCTTTACAGTTGTAAAACCTCCCATGGGCCCCTTCCGGGGCGTCGCCGTTCCGGAGATAGTCGTCGAGGGGAAGCTTTTGGAGCTCAACACCACGGGGAGGGTCTCCTACAGTAGACATATTGCAGAGCAGGAGAGACTCAGACTGAGGATACTGGCCGAGACGAAGTTAAAAAACTACGCCTCGATAGGCCTACGTTTTAAATCTTCGGCAAAATACGCCAGTGAAGATGAGTTGGCCAAAGAGGCAGAGGAGCTTTACAAAGAGATGCTTAAGATATCGCAGGGAGGGCCCCCCGGCACCTTGTTGAGGAGAGGCAAATGCATAGCCGTGGTGTTATTTGACAGACAGGCGAAGTTTAAACTTGACGAGGCCAGGGCGGCAGTTGTGCCGACGATACGGGGCCACCACGCATTGAGAGGGCAGGGCCTTGGCAAATGTCTAGATCTGCTAGACTACGCAGGAGCTGACGTCTATGAGAAAGCCGTAGAGTTCTTAGCCAGGGGAAGAGTCGTCATCTACCACGTCAAGCCCTGGGGCGAGGTGATCAAAATGCGGGGGGAGGTGGTAAAAATATCTGACGACGTCCTCGTGGTGAAGAGGCCGCTGAGACCCGGCGGCGTCCTCGACGGGATCGGCGCTAAGATCGAGCCGGGGACCTACGCCCTCACTTGTGTGCCGAAGTCCGGCGGGTATGTGGTACACAGTTACTACAGCGCCTCCGGCGTCTATCTGGGGACCTACGTGAACATAAATACAGATCCCGAGTGGGGCCGCCGCATTATATACATAGACCTCCTAGTGGACAAGGCCTATGGTCTCGACGGCGTTGAGAGAGTACTAGACGCTGACGAGCTCCAGCGCTACGCCCACATGCTCCCTGAGAGACTGAGGAGGCCCGAGGCCCCCGGCGGAAAAATATGTACTTCCGAGGGACTTACCTCAGCTCTTCCTCAGTCTTCCTCCGCTTAA
- a CDS encoding substrate-binding domain-containing protein: MSKIGYLIIVVVLIAAAALFIASQRPQAAAPQQTATAIAAPRQHVVLYMATTTSVKDTGLLDVLIPDFERWAAERGYDVEVRYSAVGTGQALLMAARGDVDVVLVHAPALERRYLENGTLKCRDVVAYNFFIVVGPRGDPAGARGTSAAEAFKKIAEAKAPFVSRGDRSGTHLKELSLWREAIGREPDPKVDTWYISAGAGMGQTLLLANEKRAYALTDVGTWLRYRDKLDQLEVVVPAAPDLINIYSFAIVKPSPAARLMAQYMLTRGQEVIGNLTVAGQPLFTPISRADPKALEWIKPAIFGPSCVG; encoded by the coding sequence ATGTCCAAAATTGGATATCTGATAATTGTAGTAGTGTTAATTGCCGCGGCGGCGCTCTTCATTGCCAGCCAGCGGCCGCAGGCCGCCGCGCCGCAACAGACGGCGACTGCAATCGCGGCGCCTAGGCAGCACGTCGTCCTCTACATGGCCACTACCACCAGCGTCAAAGACACGGGTCTCCTCGACGTATTGATTCCAGACTTCGAGAGGTGGGCGGCGGAGAGGGGGTACGACGTGGAGGTTAGGTACTCCGCAGTCGGCACGGGGCAAGCCCTCCTCATGGCGGCTAGGGGGGATGTGGACGTGGTGCTCGTGCACGCCCCCGCCCTCGAGAGGAGGTATCTGGAGAACGGCACCCTAAAGTGCCGAGACGTCGTAGCCTACAATTTCTTCATCGTGGTTGGGCCCAGGGGCGACCCCGCAGGCGCAAGGGGGACTTCCGCGGCTGAGGCCTTCAAGAAGATTGCGGAGGCGAAGGCGCCCTTCGTGTCGAGGGGCGACAGATCGGGCACCCACCTTAAGGAGCTGTCTCTCTGGCGCGAGGCCATAGGGAGGGAGCCTGACCCCAAGGTGGACACGTGGTACATCTCGGCGGGGGCCGGCATGGGGCAGACACTGCTTCTCGCCAACGAGAAGAGGGCCTACGCCCTAACCGACGTGGGGACTTGGCTGAGGTACAGAGATAAGCTAGACCAGCTAGAGGTGGTGGTGCCGGCGGCGCCCGACCTGATAAACATATACAGCTTCGCGATTGTCAAGCCCTCCCCCGCCGCAAGACTCATGGCTCAGTACATGCTGACGAGAGGCCAGGAGGTCATCGGCAATCTGACGGTGGCAGGCCAGCCCCTCTTCACCCCCATCTCCAGAGCTGACCCCAAGGCTCTGGAGTGGATAAAGCCGGCCATCTTCGGCCCCAGCTGTGTCGGCTGA
- a CDS encoding HEPN domain-containing protein, translating to MHIKWLERHTRHFQQALAAFETGDEAAACYNAYVSIEALIKGALGFDPYGEVHNVKRLPALVREAFRGQPPRDVEKCAYCLERQAFSGDGATCIKCAELISEAIYQLLGRG from the coding sequence ATGCATATAAAATGGCTTGAGAGACATACTAGACATTTCCAACAGGCGCTAGCCGCTTTTGAAACTGGCGATGAAGCCGCCGCGTGTTATAACGCCTATGTTTCTATAGAGGCTCTTATAAAGGGAGCCCTCGGATTTGACCCATACGGCGAAGTTCATAACGTCAAGCGACTCCCCGCTCTTGTAAGAGAGGCGTTTAGAGGCCAGCCGCCTAGAGATGTGGAAAAATGCGCCTACTGTCTCGAGAGACAAGCGTTTTCTGGAGACGGCGCAACTTGTATAAAATGCGCCGAGTTGATAAGTGAGGCAATATACCAATTGCTAGGGCGTGGCTAA
- a CDS encoding ABC transporter permease has protein sequence MSAELVGIVLNSVYVSAVPALISAVVGTPAALWLHMRGGRLAAALKALFNGLVGVPTVLLGLLLYLLLARSGPLGGLGILYTLEAVVVGHTLLVLPLYLSYALTALEGVDPRVRELAEMFGLGKATLLKIYLREAAGGLAGAVAASYGRALGELGIALMLGGDIRYKTRVLTTAVAHETMLGNWDVAIQLGVILLVMAVAVSAVVTALGFKYRG, from the coding sequence GTGTCGGCTGAGCTAGTCGGCATAGTGCTGAACTCGGTCTACGTCTCCGCCGTCCCAGCCCTCATCTCAGCTGTCGTGGGCACCCCAGCCGCCCTGTGGCTACACATGAGGGGCGGGCGGCTGGCGGCCGCACTTAAGGCCCTCTTCAACGGCCTCGTGGGGGTCCCCACCGTCCTCCTCGGCCTACTCCTCTACCTCCTCTTGGCTAGGTCCGGCCCCCTAGGCGGCCTGGGCATCCTCTACACCCTAGAGGCGGTGGTGGTGGGCCACACCCTCCTGGTTCTCCCCCTCTACCTTTCCTACGCCCTAACTGCGCTTGAGGGCGTCGACCCAAGGGTGAGAGAGCTGGCAGAGATGTTTGGCCTTGGGAAGGCGACTCTGCTCAAGATATATCTCAGAGAGGCGGCGGGGGGCTTGGCCGGCGCGGTCGCCGCGTCGTATGGAAGGGCGCTGGGGGAGCTGGGGATAGCCCTCATGTTGGGCGGCGACATTAGATATAAGACGCGGGTTCTCACCACGGCGGTGGCCCACGAGACTATGTTGGGAAACTGGGACGTGGCCATACAGCTGGGGGTCATCCTCTTGGTCATGGCTGTCGCAGTAAGTGCTGTCGTAACGGCCCTGGGCTTTAAATACAGGGGATGA
- a CDS encoding homoserine kinase has protein sequence MRAPSTSANLGSGFDVVAVAHDAYFAEAYIKLTSGCGVDIKFRGFNPGSDNTVKRAFQHLFERLGRCWGVEAEVVNNIPIARGLGSSGASAVAALAAFIREAGLRVEPAVVVEAAGLGEVAAAGSPHFDNVAAAALGGAVVIASVKPLELVKFMPKLIFVIGVPDVPPMPEKTKVMRSVLPREVSFRTYVAQLARVSALVAGFAKSDPRLVALGMSDEVVEPARAPYVPAYGRVKRYALEAGALAVSISGAGPSIIALVEEKNSDVVKAAVERAYIEEGLRAEVKVASITEGALAQNI, from the coding sequence ATGAGGGCGCCGTCTACAAGCGCAAATCTAGGCTCTGGATTTGATGTAGTGGCTGTGGCTCACGACGCATATTTCGCCGAGGCGTATATAAAACTGACGTCTGGATGCGGCGTAGATATAAAGTTCCGGGGGTTTAACCCAGGGAGTGACAACACAGTGAAGAGGGCCTTCCAACACCTCTTCGAGAGACTGGGCAGATGTTGGGGAGTTGAGGCGGAGGTGGTAAATAACATCCCCATCGCCAGAGGTTTGGGGAGTAGCGGTGCGTCGGCGGTGGCGGCTTTGGCGGCTTTTATACGGGAGGCCGGCCTTAGGGTGGAGCCCGCCGTTGTGGTAGAAGCAGCTGGGCTGGGGGAGGTCGCGGCGGCCGGCAGTCCGCATTTTGACAACGTGGCGGCGGCGGCGCTGGGCGGCGCTGTAGTTATCGCCTCCGTCAAGCCTCTGGAGTTGGTTAAATTTATGCCAAAGCTCATATTTGTAATCGGCGTGCCAGACGTCCCCCCTATGCCAGAGAAGACAAAAGTCATGAGGAGCGTCCTCCCCAGAGAGGTGTCTTTTAGAACCTACGTGGCGCAGTTGGCAAGAGTCTCTGCGCTAGTCGCCGGCTTTGCAAAATCAGATCCAAGACTTGTGGCCCTCGGAATGAGTGACGAAGTAGTCGAGCCGGCTAGAGCGCCTTATGTACCAGCCTACGGCAGAGTCAAGAGGTATGCGCTAGAGGCCGGGGCGCTGGCCGTGTCCATATCGGGGGCCGGCCCCTCTATAATCGCCCTTGTGGAAGAGAAAAATAGCGACGTAGTAAAGGCAGCTGTAGAGAGGGCTTACATAGAGGAGGGCTTGAGAGCAGAGGTCAAGGTGGCATCAATAACAGAGGGCGCTCTGGCGCAAAATATATAA
- a CDS encoding radical SAM/SPASM domain-containing protein — MIPISVMVAGVGTTSFKVKGRFGIDKPSNFSAPLRPIVSWNITRRCNLKCLHCYIDAGAEDPRELTTAEALALVDQMAEVGVPLILFTGGEPLVRQDFFEIAERARDAGIKLVLSTNGTLITPEVARRLKEVRIVYVGVSLDSIDPAFHDQFRGTPGSFAAALAGIKNAIAAGLDVGLRFTVTAKNIHEVGAYVDFAASLGVKRITFYHLSAAGRAQKLPPDWWYTPQQYREFIETLISKARQYAGKLEIETTLAPYDGIYIAQTVGGGDERYLKFVESTGGCGRKIISIYPNGDVYPCQFIDFYKLGNVREKPLREILTPEKLEPFINTERYLRGPKCSTCKFKQYCKGGDRARAYYLSGDMFGDDPLCPIPHLFK, encoded by the coding sequence ATGATCCCCATCAGCGTGATGGTAGCCGGCGTGGGAACCACCTCCTTCAAGGTCAAGGGCAGATTTGGCATAGACAAGCCAAGCAACTTCTCGGCCCCCCTCAGGCCCATCGTCAGCTGGAACATAACCAGGAGGTGCAACCTAAAGTGTCTACATTGCTACATAGACGCCGGCGCCGAAGACCCCCGCGAGCTCACCACCGCCGAGGCCCTAGCCCTCGTCGATCAGATGGCCGAGGTGGGGGTACCCCTCATCCTCTTCACCGGAGGCGAGCCCCTCGTCCGGCAGGACTTCTTCGAAATCGCCGAGAGGGCTAGAGACGCCGGGATTAAGCTCGTCCTCTCCACAAACGGGACCTTGATCACCCCCGAGGTCGCCAGGAGGCTGAAGGAGGTGAGGATAGTCTACGTGGGAGTCAGCCTAGACTCTATAGACCCCGCCTTCCACGACCAGTTCAGGGGGACGCCGGGTAGCTTCGCCGCAGCGCTCGCCGGGATAAAAAACGCCATCGCGGCCGGCCTCGACGTGGGGCTCCGCTTCACTGTAACCGCCAAGAACATACACGAGGTGGGGGCCTACGTGGACTTCGCCGCCTCGCTGGGAGTCAAGAGGATAACTTTCTACCACCTCTCCGCCGCCGGCAGAGCCCAGAAGCTCCCCCCCGACTGGTGGTACACCCCCCAGCAGTACAGAGAGTTCATAGAGACGCTCATCTCCAAGGCCAGGCAGTACGCCGGGAAACTGGAGATAGAGACCACCCTAGCTCCCTACGACGGCATATACATCGCCCAGACGGTCGGCGGGGGGGACGAGAGATACCTAAAGTTCGTAGAGTCGACAGGCGGATGCGGGAGGAAGATAATCTCCATTTACCCAAACGGCGACGTATATCCCTGCCAGTTCATAGACTTCTACAAGCTTGGCAACGTCAGAGAGAAGCCCCTCAGAGAGATCCTCACCCCCGAGAAGCTAGAGCCGTTTATAAACACGGAGAGGTACCTCAGAGGGCCGAAGTGCTCGACGTGTAAGTTTAAACAGTATTGTAAAGGCGGCGATAGGGCGAGGGCCTATTATCTATCTGGCGATATGTTTGGCGACGACCCTCTCTGCCCCATCCCCCACCTGTTTAAATGA
- a CDS encoding ATP cone domain-containing protein yields MVKVVKRDGRVEEFIPEKVVVSVLKAGAPADVARKIAKKVECAVMDRENVTAQELTRMILAELKKINEQWYRNWIIFDQAVKRRKTEEELR; encoded by the coding sequence ATGGTTAAGGTTGTAAAGAGAGATGGGAGAGTAGAGGAGTTTATCCCTGAGAAAGTTGTCGTCAGCGTCTTGAAGGCAGGCGCGCCAGCAGACGTGGCGAGGAAAATCGCGAAGAAAGTAGAGTGCGCCGTGATGGACAGGGAAAACGTGACAGCCCAAGAGCTGACGAGGATGATACTGGCGGAGCTCAAGAAGATAAATGAACAGTGGTACAGGAATTGGATAATCTTCGACCAGGCGGTTAAGCGGAGGAAGACTGAGGAAGAGCTGAGGTAA
- a CDS encoding ABC transporter ATP-binding protein, translated as MWVFRGVDLELPEVGMAVVVGPNGSGKTTLLKILAGLLEPDEGEVYIMGMPPAVAIRRMRRAVLYAHQEPLVLAGAVEDNLFCRNDEVFDALGLGGLLGRKARELSGGYKKLLTIARVLSCRPKVALLDEPTAYLDAEKRKALMEYLWQYSKRALVVWTTHYIAEVPPGVPLYELRDGRLRNLATP; from the coding sequence GTGTGGGTCTTCCGTGGGGTAGATCTGGAGCTTCCAGAGGTCGGCATGGCGGTTGTCGTGGGGCCAAACGGCTCTGGCAAAACCACTCTTCTTAAAATTCTAGCCGGCTTGTTGGAGCCAGACGAGGGGGAGGTGTATATAATGGGGATGCCGCCGGCTGTAGCAATACGGCGTATGAGACGCGCCGTGCTTTATGCACACCAAGAGCCGCTTGTGCTCGCGGGCGCGGTGGAAGACAACTTGTTCTGTCGTAACGACGAGGTATTTGACGCGCTGGGGCTAGGGGGGCTTCTGGGTAGAAAGGCGAGAGAGCTCTCTGGCGGTTATAAAAAGCTTCTTACAATTGCCAGAGTGTTGTCTTGCCGGCCGAAGGTCGCGCTTTTAGACGAGCCGACGGCATATTTAGACGCGGAAAAGAGAAAGGCGCTTATGGAATACCTATGGCAATACTCCAAGAGAGCTCTCGTTGTTTGGACTACGCATTATATAGCTGAGGTGCCGCCTGGAGTGCCGCTTTATGAATTGAGAGATGGGCGCTTGAGGAATTTAGCCACGCCCTAG